A window of the Cheilinus undulatus linkage group 21, ASM1832078v1, whole genome shotgun sequence genome harbors these coding sequences:
- the unkl gene encoding putative E3 ubiquitin-protein ligase UNKL, with translation MPSVSKTAANASPQTEKPTHYTYLKEFRTEQCPLFLQHKCTQHRPFTCFHWHFLNQRRRRPIRRRDGTFNYSPDVYCTKYDETTGICPDGDDCPYLHRTTGDTERKYHLRYYKTGTCIHETDARGHCVKNGLHCAFAHGPHDLRPPVYDIREIQAQEALQNGQLGSGEGIPDLQPGVLASQAMIEKTLTEDPRWQDTNFVLANYKTEQCTKPPRLCRQGYACPHYHNSRDRRRNPRKFKYRSTPCPNVKHGDEWGEPSKCDSGDSCQYCHSRTEQQFHPEIYKSTKCNDMRQTGYCPRGPFCAFAHVERIPSTEETMSSLLTVIQSSSQSQLGSQQYSECPVSEWNSGGNSTTNTNSSNGQVGSVSCSNSTTVTPSSGSDTLLSPVGSICRPKSLTNSSLCSESTTSSASSLTSNYPKAPGFEREDQIKNKGQMDQKLMDQEKQTQNTVFSAGNPLATSFTSSITSSLASSIGSDSSSPTTLSTMNAKATPFYPGSNTVESVIGSALDLNFSDINVASLDKELEEQDNSVGLASQRMLGGSAPVNIPGSLARSSSFNSSSSLSTSPLSSLSQSLSQSLLSGTVSQQNQPSNMLAKQEHGLLGTPNSSSQNSLGLNGGASNIWDFVSGSFSPSPSPVFSSLTSATSSADLTRLFRELDEAKRKIKQWEEAWHQVKQACEACQKEAHEAKEQAKTAEAERQLAEQKWEETDRKLKELQGDFDALCRTPGTPLLRSYGELEQLPLSKLHSIQSQLRNDLDLIEGVIYMLQSKKCIVCQKHDRCIVLQPCQHYVLCENCAPSKTECPYCRTKILKW, from the exons ATGCCGTCGGTTTCGAAAACGGCGGCCAATGCGTCCCCTCAAACCGAGAAACCTACCCACTATAC ATACTTGAAGGAGTTCAGGACCGAGCAGTGCCCGTTGTTCCTCCAGCACAAGTGTACGCAGCACAGACCCTTTACGTGCTTTCATTGGCATTTTCTCAACCAGCGGCGAAGACGACCCATTAGGAGACGGGACGGGACCTTTAACTACAGCCCCGACGTTTACTGCACAAAATACGACGAGACCACAGGCATTTGCCCCGATGGCGATGA CTGCCCTTATTTACACCGGACCACTGGTGACACAGAGCGAAAGTACCATCTCCGCTACTACAAGACTGGCACTTGTATCCATGAGACGGACGCCCGAGGGCATTGTGTGAAGAATGGCCTCCACTGTGCTTTTGCTCACGGGCCACATGATCTCCGACCTCCAGTCTATGATATCAG AGAGATTCAAGCACAAGAGGCCCTTCAAAATGGACAGTTGGGATCAGGGGAAGGTATTCCTGATCTACAGCCGGGTGTGCTAGCCAGCCAAGCTATGATTGAGAAAACTCTCACAGAAGACCCTCGGTGGCAAG acacCAACTTCGTCCTAGCCAACTACAAAACAGAGCAATGTACCAAGCCCCCAAGACTATGCAGACAGGGCTACGCTTGCCCCCACTACCATAACAGTAGAGATCGAAGACGAAATCCTAGGAAGTTCAAATACAG GTCCACTCCCTGCCCTAATGTGAAACACGGGGATGAATGGGGCGAGCCCTCAAAGTGTGACAGTGGAGACAGTTGCCAGTATTGTCACTCTCGCACCGAACAGCAGTTTCATCCGGAG atCTACAAATCAACCAAATGTAATGATATGCGACAAACTGGATACTGTCCCAGAGGACCGTTTTGTGCATTTGCACATGTAGAAA GAATTCCCTCGACAGAAGAGACCATGAGCTCATTGCTAACAGTGATCCAGTCCAGTTCACAGTCCCAGCTGGGCTCTCAGCAGTATTCAGAGTGTCCAGTCAGTGAGTGGAACAGTGGAGGCAACTCCACCACCAACACAAACAGTAGCAACGGACAAGTAGGAAGT GTTTCATGTTCTAATAGCACAACTGTAACCCCAAGCTCAGGAAGTGACACTTTGTTATCCCCAGTGGGATCCATCTGCAGGCCCAAATCCTTAACTAACAGTAGTTTATGTTCAGAATCCACCACATCCAGTGCCTCATCTCTGACGTCTAACTATCCCAAAGCTCCGGGCTTTGAACGTGAGGATCAG ATAAAGAATAAGGGGCAAATGGATCAAAAATTAATGGACCAAGAAAAACAG aCACAAAATACTGTATTCTCTGCGGGAAACCCTTTGGCAACAAGCTTTACCTCCAGTATAACATCAAGCTTGGCGTCTAGTATCGGCTCAGATAGTTCTTCACCCACCACCTTATCAACTATGAATGCAAAAGCCACTCCTTTCTATCCAGGGAGCAACACAGTGGAGTCTGTCATAG GGTCTGCTCTGGAcctgaacttcagtgacatcaaTGTTGCATCTCTTGATAAGGAGTTAGAGGAGCAAGACAACAGTGTCGGACTAGCAA GTCAAAGAATGCTAGGTGGATCCGCTCCTGTCAACATTCCTGGCTCCTTGGCTCGATCCTCTTCTTTTAACTCTTCGTCATCGCTCTCCACCTCCCCACTCAGCTCCCTCTCCCAGTCTCTGTCGCAGTCACTGCTGTCTGGGACAGTATCACAGCAAAATCAACCTTCAAACATGTTAGCCAAGCAAGAGCATGGCCTCCTGGGAACACCCAACTCCTCTTCCCAGAATTCTTTGG GTTTGAATGGAGGAGCTAGTAACATTTGGGACTTCGTAAGTGGCAGCTTTTCTCCGAGTCCATCTCCAGTTTTCAGCAGCCTAACCTCGGCAACCAGCAGTGCTGATCTGACCCGTCTTTTCAGAGAGCTGGATGAGGCCAAGAGGAAGATCAAACAATGGGAGGAGGCCTGGCACCAAGTCAAACAG GCCTGCGAAGCTTGCCAGAAAGAAGCTCATGAAGCAAAGGAACAAGCAAAAACGGCCGAGGCAGAGCGTCAGCTGGCAGAACAGAAATGGGAGGAAACTGATCGCAAGTTGAAAGAGCTCCAAGGGGACTTTGACGCCCTTTGTCGAACCCCTGGAACTCCTCTGCTACGTAGCTACGGAGAGCTGGAGCAGCTCCCTTTGTCAAAGCTTCACTCCATCCAGAGTCAGCTGCGTAATGACCTAGACCTTATAGAAGGG GTAATATATATGCTTCAGTCAAAGAAATGTATAGTTTGCCAAAAGCATGATCGTTGCATTGTCCTGCAGCCTTGCCAACATTATGTACTATGTGAGAACTGTGCACCTAGTAAAACCGAATGTCCCTACTGTAGAACGAAAATATTGAAGTGGTGA
- the LOC121529589 gene encoding dynein axonemal-associated protein 1 produces MDQNPSLCWESILEKVREHIPTIDSDSSSSESEETISIFQRPAGLSLKVPEDFSFSLNDGDLEVEAWKRDSVLLNAAKLNASPKPYRNYQKAAEGFPVLSFERLNQWDLDHVLQNMKGDGLSLKQNVTYEPATSHADGDKNRSQESIMDKLVAFCKSQSSLSSSEPGKGLNLIRQKNVCNISPEQRLSHQKCPTVYIDLCCPDSSIKPLKTSTDILSEVKSQAKSNTHKETAPAQKLKVQTASQVRGSDMTGKSMLLHTTRMMKKKENANQDIHTDSTVQSRDAEESTEFTRHALEHLKEEESSHTQIKSVAPKRERTKGNCSSKIKKQEQQSDQQEQHQQILKQLTKHCPTMSVNKRQPAAEKTDVLYHVEASYLQPISTLPANWESKGQMMLIVNLSSPGMVEEAEGLPCPAATKSHIYNTLVAWFLSLVGPCPLSDEEEFGAIVPFWVAGLQQLWTEDGLALYVLAVARGSYTPKKKQRDIHTPFYDHVCRFLSETTLPVIAHWLPQLQTLLDQESYTSAIHLPSSILKSFIFTSSRNELIERIFGLSPAFYWQTVESQENVCKGKDSNLELHTEVSVALGCKTFFLDPLMTHYTLQLVLDSGLDVCGLRLLYPTQESLTDSSGAEPGIQTTDETCHPVLAMAVRGPHSNSAFQDVITSLYIVLPRKEDSTSASSFRCGNQRLGPLLSLQIASQVHRDLCLWFSGRLPGKCTQNDKQSLNRVVHAQNRDKGSAFNSNRSPSSLCATTKADLLLVVSPTVPPCCYSQVLAVCEFRGFSLMGLQRLQLQSNGAAVLGLSNQQALIFCSPTTTQKQKEQDLSSHCLVLMLRKENAMHHSVSLPSALMRQLKAENLLGCIHPRQGGISTVKADMCFHTVPYISELFFIFVRCMWTVPSPSHVILSRHKSLSTADMEQVVILTMCEKDMSKGLSLLHRVLTKGFKLLGLKFLPVLTRPQALEVTPYEVGEQLYNSSVEILMSSPVLVCALSQAEAFYSLRKLLPQDYPANLSVLMSATPEVAFRQASVFFLECEVTFGGLVEVQKKHNVRYQRYQIPIKHLRSIQNCH; encoded by the exons ATGGACCAAAATCCTTCGTTGTGTTGGGAATCCATCCTTGAAAAAGTCAGAGAACATATTCCAACCATCGACTCTGATTCTTCCTCG TCAGAAAGTGAAGAAACTATCAGCATTTTTCAAAGACCAGCTGGTCTGTCCTTGAAGGTCCCTGAAGACTTTAGTTTTTCTCTGAACGATGGCGACTTAGAG GTAGAGGCTTGGAAGAGAGACAGTGTGCTTTTGAATGCAGCCAAACTCAATGCTTCCCCAAAGCCTTACAGAAATTATCAGAAAGCTGCTGAGGGTTTTCCTGTTCTCTCATTCGAG aGGCTCAATCAATGGGATTTAGACCATGTCCTCCAAAATATGAAGGGAGATGGCCTGTCTCTGAAACAGAACGTGACATATGAACCTGCGACATCACATGCAG ATGGAGACAAGAACCGGTCCCAGGAGAGTATAATGGACAAACTAGTTGCTTTCTGTAAGAGTCAGTCATCTCTTTCTTCATCAGAGCCAGGGAAAGGTTTAAACTTGATCAG acaaaaaaatgtgtgtaacaTATCACCAGAGCAACGCTTGAGCCACCAGAAATGCCCTACCGTTTACATTGACCTGTGTTGCCCTGATTCTTCAATAAAACCACTGAAGACATCTACAGATATTTTATCTGAAGTCAAGTCACAAGCAAAATCCAATACTCACAAAGAAACAGCACCTGCACAGAAGCTTAAAGTTCAAACTGCATCACAAGTGCGGGGCAG tgacatgactgggaAGAGTATGTTGCTGCACACAACACggatgatgaaaaaaaaagagaatgcTAATCAAGATATACATACAGACTCAACAGTGCAAAGTAGGGATGCAGAAGAATCCACAGAGTTTACTCGTCATGCGTTGGAGCATTTGAAGGAAGAAGAATCTTCTCATACACAGATTAAGAGTGTAGCCCCCAAAAGGGAGCGCACAAAAGGAAATTGTAGTAGTAAAATCAAAaagcaggagcagcagag TGACCAGCAGGAACAGCACCAGCAAATCCTGAAGCAACTGACAAAACATTGTCCAACTATGTCTGTCAACAAGAGGCAACCAGCTGCTGAAAAGACTGATGTTCTTTATCATGTT GAAGCATCTTACCTGCAGCCAATCAGCACACTGCCAGCAAACTGGGAAAGTAAGGGGCAAATGATGTTGATTGTCAACCTTTCCAGTCCTGGTATGGTTGAAGAAGCAGAAGGTCTTCCGTGTCCAGCTGCAACCAAATCACACATCTACAACACTTTGGTGGCCTGGTTTCTGTCTTTG GTTGGTCCATGCCCACTCAGTGATGAAGAAGAGTTCGGTGCAATAGTCCCATTCTGGGTGGCAGGACTTCAGCAGCTGTGGACAGAGGATGGACTGGCATTGTATGTTTTAGCTGTGGCACGTGGCTCTTACACACCAAAG aaAAAGCAGAGAGACATCCACACTCCTTTCTACGACCACGTCTGCAGGTTCCTCTCCGAGACCACACTCCCTGTTATTGCCCACTGGCTACCTCAGCTCCAAACCCTACTGGACCAGGAATCTTATACTTCAGCGATCCATCTGCCCTCTTCCATTTTGAAGTCTTttatcttcacctcctccaggAATGAG CTCATAGAAAGGATATTTGGTCTTAGTCCAGCCTTTTACTGGCAGACAGTTGAATCCCAAGAGAATGTTTGCAAGGGGAAGGATTCCAACCTGGAGCTTCACACAGAG GTATCAGTTGCTCTGGGCTGTAAAACTTTCTTCTTGGATCCCCTCATGACACACTACACCCTCCAGCTTGTTCTGGACTCTGGGTTGGACGTGTGTGGTCTGAGACTCCTTTATCCAACGCAGGAGTCCTTGACTGACAGTTCTG GTGCTGAACCAGGTATCCAAACAACAGATGAGACATGCCATCCTGTTCTTGCCATGGCTGTTCGAGGCCCTCATTctaactcagctttccaagatgtAATTACTTCTTTATATATTGTGCTGCCAAGAAAGGAAGATTCCACATCTGCCAGCTCTTTCCGCTGTGGAAATCAAAGGCTTGGTCCCCTGCTGTCTCTTCAAATTGCCAGTCAAGTTCATAGAGATCTATGCTTGTGGTTTTCAGGAAGACTTCCAGGAAAATGCACACAGAATGACAAGCAGTCTCTGAATAG AGTTGTACACGCtcaaaacagagacaaaggCAGTGCATTCAACTCAAACAGATCCCCTTCCTCATTGTGTGCTACAACTAAAG CTGACTTGCTCCTTGTAGTGTCACCTACTGTGCCCCCATGTTGCTATAGCCAAGTTCTGGCTGTGTGTGAATTCAGAGGGTTCAGCCTTATGGGGCTGCAGAGACTGCAGCTGCAGAGCAATGGAGCTGCTGTGCTTGGACTCAGCAACCAGCAG gccCTGATATTCTGCAGTCCAACTACCACCCAGAAACAAAAGGAGCAGGATCTGTCCTCTCACTGTCTGGTGTTGATGCTGAGGAAAGAAAATGCAATGCACCACAGCGTTAGTCTGCCATCAG CCCTAATGAGACAGCTTAAGGCTGAAAATCTTCTGGGCTGCATCCATCCCAGACAGGGCGGCATTTCCACAGTCAAAGCAGACATGTGTTTCCATACTGTGCCTTACATCAGTGAGCTGTTCTTCATCTTTG tTCGGTGTATGTGGACAGTGCCCAGTCCTTCCCATGTCATCCTGTCCCGTCACAAGTCCTTGTCCACAGCTGACATGGAGCAGGTGGTGATTTTGACCATGTGTGAGAAGGACATGAGCAAAGGCCTGAGCCTCCTACATAGAGTGCTGACAAAAG gtttCAAACTGCTTGGCCTTAAGTTTCTGCCTGTGTTGACTCGGCCTCAGGCTCTGGAAGTGACTCCATATGAGGTGGGAGAGCAGCTCTATAACAGCAGCGTGGAAATTCTGATGTCCTCCCCTGTCCTAGTGTGCGCTCTGAGCCAGGCTGAGGCTTTTTATTCCCTGAGAAAGCTCCTACCACAGGATTACCCTGCTAACCTCAGTGTCCTAATGTCAGCAACGCCTGAAGTAGCTTTTAGACAAGCTTCTGTATTCTTCCTCGAGTGTGAGGTAACTTTTGGAGGGCTTGTTGAGGTGCAGAAAAAACATAATGTCAGATACCAAAGATACCAGATACCCATAAAACATCTTAGGAGTATTCAGAACTGTCATTGA
- the igfals gene encoding insulin-like growth factor-binding protein complex acid labile subunit: MHTIVLLVLWVLGTPLVLPDPNTDVERGTEEPIPCSRGCTCMHEDYSLELNMYCSARNFTQVPADMPTSAHSIWLNENLFTSLPASSFKDLTNLDFLNLQNGQLVTIDPQAFKGLRSLAHIHLERNRLRALPATVFQNTPYLASLSLHNNQLTRIDERLFAGLSQMWLLNLGWNSIAILPETVFQDLHGLRELILAGNRIPYLQPQLFQTLVELKELDLSGNNLRVIKANVFVKLTKLQRLYLAQNQIVTVVPRAFVGMKSLGWLDLTNNRLTSLHDDTFMGLHSLHVLRLSNNSITGIRPRTFRDLLYLEELQLSHNKIRALGERIFEGLGHLEVLELQHNQVQEAQVGSFTGLSHVAVINLSGSCFHSLPDQVFRGLPKLHSLHLDRGCLTRITTQAFIGLSSLRRLFLQHNNISVVERQSFADLVDLRGLDLSFNRLEVLTPHTFSGIKNLEYLVLSNNECRQFLQNGTRQLLPRLRYLDLRANVLTSLVPDFPESMEKLLLSGNRWRCECSALPLRNYSLRRSSVIPRQVETHAEGEEPDTTITIYNNITCTSPPRLAGQDLRDVDSEHFQSC, encoded by the coding sequence ATGCACACCATCGTTCTGTTGGTGTTGTGGGTGCTGGGAACACCTCTGGTGTTGCCAGACCCCAACACAGATGtagagagagggacagaagaGCCTATTCCGTGCTCTAGAGGATGCACCTGTATGCATGAGGACTACAGCTTGGAGCTCAACATGTACTGCAGTGCTCGGAACTTCACACAAGTGCCAGCTGACATGCCTACATCCGCTCACTCCATCTGGTTGAATGAAAACTTGTTCACCTCACTCCCAGCCTCGTCTTTTAAGGATCTTACAAACCTGGACTTTCTCAACCTTCAGAACGGCCAGTTGGTGACGATAGACCCTCAAGCTTTCAAAGGACTCAGGTCACTTGCGCACATTCACCTTGAGCGAAATCGACTGCGGGCATTACCAGCTACAGTCTTCCAGAATACACCTTACCTTGCGTCGCTTAGTCTGCACAACAACCAGCTCACTCGTATCGATGAAAGACTGTTTGCAGGACTTTCACAGATGTGGCTTCTCAACCTGGGCTGGAATTCAATAGCTATTCTACCTGAGACAGTTTTTCAGGATTTGCATGGTCTACGCGAGCTCATTCTTGCTGGGAACAGAATCCCTTATCTGCAGCCACAGCTCTTCCAAACTCTTGTTGAGCTGAAAGAGTTGGATCTGTCTGGAAATAACCTCAGGGTCATCAAAGCAAATGTGTTTGTTAAACTCACCAAACTGCAAAGACTCTACCTTGCCCAGAATCAGATTGTGACAGTCGTACCAAGAGCCTTTGTAGGCATGAAGTCACTGGGATGGCTGGATCTCACTAACAACAGACTGACGTCCCTCCATGACGACACCTTCATGGGCCTGCACAGTCTTCATGTCCTGCGTCTTTCTAATAACTCCATCACTGGAATTAGACCCAGGACTTTCCGTGATCTGCTGTACTTGGAAGAGTTACAGCTCAGCCACAACAAAATCCGAGCCCTTGGAGAGAGGATCTTTGAAGGACTTGGACATCTGGAGGTCCTGGAGCTTCAGCACAACCAAGTACAAGAGGCTCAGGTAGGCAGTTTCACAGGTCTCTCTCATGTGGCTGTCATCAACCTGTCTGGAAGCTGCTTCCACAGCCTGCCAGACCAAGTGTTCAGAGGTTTACCAAAGCTCCACAGCCTCCATCTTGACAGAGGCTGCCTGACAAGGATCACAACTCAAGCTTTCATCGGACTTTCTAGTCTACGGAGACTTTTCTTGCAGCACAACAACATCTCAGTGGTGGAGCGTCAGAGTTTTGCAGACCTAGTTGACCTACGAGGACTGGACTTAAGTTTCAATAGGTTGGAGGTTCTCACACCCCATACGTTTTCTGGTATTAAGAATTTAGAGTACCTGGTCTTGTCCAACAACGAATGTCGGCAGTTTTTGCAGAACGGCACAAGGCAGCTGCTCCCAAGGTTGCGCTATTTGGACCTAAGGGCTAACGTTTTAACAAGCTTGGTCCCTGATTTCCCAGAAAGCATGGAAAAACTTTTGCTGTCTGGGAACCGCTGGAGGTGTGAATGCAGCGCCCTTCCACTCAGAAACTACAGCTTAAGAAGATCATCAGTGATACCTCGGCAAGTGGAGACCCATGCAGAGGGTGAAGAACCAGACACAACCATCACCATATACAACAACATCACATGCACCAGCCCACCACGACTAGCTGGGCAGGACCTGCGGGATGTAGATAGTGAACACTTCCAAAGCTGCTAG